The DNA window CTGTCCCGTGGTGTCGGCCCGGGCGAGGTGGTGGCGGGCCTGCTGCCGCGGCGGCTGGAGTTGCTGATCGTGGTGCTGGGCACCTGGCGCCTGGGCGCGGTCTACCAGCCGCTGTTCACCGCCTTCGGCCCCAAGTCGCTGGAGCACCGCCTGTCTTCCAGCGGCGCCAGGCTGGTGGTGGCTTCGGCCGACCAGCGGCCCAAGCTGGACGAGGTGCCGGGCCATCCACCGGTGCTGACCCTGGGTAGCGGCGATGCCGAGGATTTCTGGGCCGCGCTGGAAGGCCTGCCGCAGGCGTTCGATCCGGTCGCCCGCGACCGCGAGGACCCGTGCATGGTCATGTTCACCTCCGGCACGGCCGGCGCGGCCAAGGGTCTGCTGGTCCCGCTGCATGCGCTGGACGCGATCGCCACCTACATGCGCGAGGCGGTGGACGTGCGCGAGGACGACGTCCTGTGGAACATCGCCGATCCGGGTTGGGCCTACGGCCTCTACTACGGCATCACCGGTCCGCTGGCGCTGGGCCATTCGGTGACCTTCCACGAAGGGCCGTTCACCGTGGAGAGTTGCTACCGGACCATTGCCGAACTCGGCGTGACCAACCTGATGGGCGCGCCGACGGCCTACCGCATGCTGATGGCCGCCGGTGACGCGGCCGCCGCGCAGGTGAAGGGCCAGCTGCGCGCGGTCAGCAGCGCCGGCGAGCCGCTCAACCCGGAGGTCATCCGCTGGTTCGACAAGGCGCTGGGCACGATCATCCACGACCACTACGGCCAGACCGAAACCGGCATGACCCTGTGCAACCATCACGCGCTAGCGCATCCGGTGCAGGCCGGCAGCGCCGGCTATCCGCTGCCCGGCTATCGGCTGGACGTCTTGAACGAGGACGGCCAGCCGCAGCCGGTCGGCGTGCCGGGGATGCTGGCGGTGCACATTGCCGATTCCCCCGCGCTGTTCTTCCGTGGCTACTGGAAGGCGCAAGCGCAGCCGTTCAAGGATGGCTGGTACCTCACCGGCGACACGGTCGAGCGCAATGCCGATGGCAGCATCGCCTTCGTCGGCCGCAGCGACGATGTGATCACCTCGGCCGGCTACCGCATCGGCCCGTTCGACGTGGAAAGCTGCCTGCTCGAACATCCCGATGTGGTCGAGGCCGGCGTGGTCGGCAAGCCCGATCCCGAACGACGCGAGCTGGTCAAGGCATACGTGGTGTTGCGGCCGGGCGTGGAAGGCAGCGATGCGCTGGCCACCGAGCTGGCCGGATACGTGAAAAAGCGTCTTTCCGCGCACGCCTACCCGCGCGAGATCGCCTTTGTGGCCGAACTGCCCAAAACCCCCAGCGGCAAGATCCAGCGCTTCCTGCTGCGCCACCAGGCCAGGGCGGAAGTCGAAGGCGTGCAGGCGTCAGCGGCGGACTGAAGACCGCCGCTGCCAGTGGCTCATTCGGCGACGGCCGGGGCGGCCAACGGTACCTTTTCCCCGCAGGCCAGGCACTTGCGATACGCCACACCGCGCTTGCGACGCGGGCGCGAGAGCAGGCCGCCGCAGTGGCACCTGCCCTGCTCCAGGCCACGCAGCCACAGATAGAGTCGCCAGCTGGCGAGCATCGCCCAGATGAATCCCAGCGCAGTCCCCAGCAGCGAAAGCAGGGACGCCGCATGGTGCGCGCCCTCCACGCCGAGCACGCCACGCGCGTGCTCGGCCGCGAAGGACAGGCCCCAGCCAGTGGCGACCAGCACCGGCGCCGGTGCGTAAAGACGCGCCACCATTCGCGAAAGACGCTTCATGCCCGCTGTTCCCCGGTCGGCGAGGCGGACCACACCGGGTCCGCTTGGCCTCGACCTTAACCGGTCACATGTGCATGTCGTGCATGTCGTGGGGACCGGCCGCGCCCAGCGGCATCACCTTCAGGTGCACGACTAGGTCCGGCGCGTGGGCGAAGGACAGGGTGACCTCCACCTGCTGCCCGGCCACCAGCGGCCCGGTGGGGGCGACCAGCATCAGATGCGTGCCGGACGGGGCCAGCGACACGGTTGCGCCGGCAGGCAGATCCACGCCATCCACCTGGCGCATGCGCATGACCCCGCCCTGCATGGCGCTCTCGTGCAGTTCCACGCGCGCCGCCGCCGGCGAGCGCGCGCCCACCAGCCGGTCGGCCTGTGCCGCGGTGTTGACCAGGGTCAGGTATCCGACCGCCGTCGGTGCATGCGGCGGTGTGGCCCGCGTCCAGGCCTCGCGCACCTGGATGGCCGGCGACGGCGTGGCGGCCTGGGCCACGGGCAACAACCCCAGCAGCCCCGCGATAACGATGGTCTTGAACATGCGCCTTGCCCTCTCCTTCAAGGTCGATGGCGGACGACGCCGCCGTTGGGGACAGCATGCCGGCACGGTCGCCCGCTGTCTGTCCTACGTTGTGTGCAGACGCCGCTGCCGGCGCTGCATCCAGCCAAGATCGAACACCAGCACCAGCAGCAGTGAAACGCCCACCAACGGGAACAGCACGCCTCCCACCGCCAGCAGCGCCACGACCATCTTCAGCGCCCGCGGCTGCGCGGGCAGCGGCGGCACGCCCAACCCGGCGCGCGGACGCCGCTTCCACCACATCACCGCCGCGCTGACACAGAGCAGCAGCGTGCAGGCACAGGCCAGCACCAGCAGCAGCCGGTTGGCATTGCCGAACTCATCGCCCATGTGCACGTTGATGCCCCACTCAAACGCCTTGGCCACCGGGCCGTAGTCGGCATAGTCCATATCCAGCAGCACCTTGCCGCTGTACTGGTCCAGGTGGATCACCCGCTGCTGATCCAGGTGTCCGTTGTAGAGCGAGGCGGTATACACGCCGCGCGCACCCTGCGGCATCGACACGCTGTAGCCGGCGCCGATGCCGCGCGCAGCGAAGATCGCCAATGCGCGGTCCAGCCCGATCGCACCGACTTGCGGCGCGGTGCCAGCACTCCTGGCGTGACCCGGGTGATTCATGCCGGGCATGTCGGCCATCGCATCCTTGGGCATCGACTGCGGCAGGCGCGCCTGCGCCAGCGACCAGGCCGGCACCGTGGTCTGCGCCAGGCGCGCCTGCGACATCGGCACCTGCACGCGCACGCCGGCCGGATAGCCGAAGTTGTGTCCATTGACCCACTGGTTGACCTGCGCGCCCCACAGCCACGACCACGGCATCCCGGTCAGCGCCAGGAACAGCACCGCCGCGCCCGCGCCGATGCCAAGCACCGCATGCAGGTCGCGCCAGAACAGCCGCTGCGTCGGCCTGCCGCGCACCGTGACCACGCCGCCTGTCCTCCCCCTCGGCCACCACAGGTAGACGCCGGTCAGCACCAGCAGGATCGTCCAGCCGGCGGCCAGTTCGATCAGCGCGCTGGCCCAGGCGCCGAGCAGATCCAGGCTATGCAAACGGCGCAGCGTCCAGCCGAAGGTGCCGCGATCCGGTAACGACCCCAGCACCCGCGCATCGGCCGGATCCACATAGACCACGCGGCGCGCACCGGTCGCGGTGATCACGCCGACTTCCGCCGACGCATCGGCCTGGGCCGGGGTGGTATAGCGGAACACCTGGCCCGGCTGCGCGGCCAGGGCAGCATCGGCGATGCGTTGCGGCGTCGCCTGCGTCGCGCTCGGCTGCACGACCAGCAACGCGTGATGCACCAGCCGGTCCAATGGCTTGTGATAGACAAAGCCCGCGCCGGTCAGCGCCAGCCACGCCAGGAACGGCAGCACCAGCAGGCCTGCGTAGAAGTGCCAGCGCCACACCGCGCGATACAGCGAAGCGGCACCGATGCCACGCCGGGTCGTCGTCGCAAGCGCGGCCATCAGAAGCTCCAGGTCCAGCTGGCATAGAGCGCACGCCCGTCGCCAGGCGAGAAGCCATAGCTGCCGCTGTCGTACCACGCGTAGACGTAGAAGCGATCAGTGACGTTCTTCAGCTGCAGCGAGACTTCGTTGCGCGCGTCCAGCGTCCAGGTCGCGCCGAGGTTGGCCAGCGCGTAGCTGCCGTAGCGGCCCAGCGTATTGGTGCGTTCGAGATAATAATCGCCCTGGCCGTTGCCCCAGGCGCTGAGCTTCACCCGGTCGGTGACCTGCCAGTCCACGCCGGCGCTCGCCAGCCAGCGCGGCACGTTCTCGATCTGACGGCCTTCGGTCAGCGGCGCATCCGGTGCGGCCTCGGCCACCGTGGCCTTCTGCCGCGAGTAGGCGAACCACGCACTCCAGCGTTGCCCCGGCTGCAGGTTGGCCTGCAGATCCCAGCCACGCCGCAGGGTGCGGCCGACATTGGTGACATCGCTGCCGGTGCCGGTGGCGCCTAGCACGGTGGCGACCTCACCGGAGGCGCGCTGCTCCCAGTACGCCACTCGCCCGCTCAGCCACGGCGTCGGCACCAGCTTGAAGCCCGCTTCCCAGCCATCGTTGATCGACGGACCGAGATCGTGGACGGTGGTGCGATACGCACCATCGCCGGCTCCGATCTGGAAGGTGCGACCCCAGTTGGCGTAGGCCGTCGTGGCCTCGTTCAACGCATACGAGGCGCTGAACTTGGGTTGGCGGATGGTGCCGTAGCCGTAGGTGTCGTAGCGCAGGCCGGTGATGCGGTCGTGCAGGGCGCCGTCGACACGGTCGATGCGATATGCCGGCACCAGCTTGAGCCCTTCGATCGGCTGCAGCACCGCCTGCAGATAGGCGCCGCGCGTGTCGAGCGTGTAATCCCAATCGCGGGTCAGCGCCAGGCGGGCCTGTGACGCGGTCCGCCAGCGCCGCGCGGTGTTGTCCTGCCATTGTGCGTCCGCGCCACCTTCCAGCGCGAACATGCCGCTCGGGCTCCAGGTCGCAGTCGCGAGCAGGCCCCGCTGGGTCTCGTCGTTGTCGCGCTCCTGCTGGCTGCCGGTCTGCGAGAAGCGCACGAACCGCGCATTGGTGTAGCGGTTGACGTAGGCCTTGCCGCTCCAGGTCCAGGCCTGCCCAAGGCGACCGTCCAGGTGCAGCGCGGTCTGCGCAGTCTGGCGCTGCCCGCCGTCTGCCGCCGCGTAGGACACCGCGTCGCGCGGGGTGGCCTTCGCCAGCGCATAGGTGCTGAAGTAACCCGGCTCGCGCGCGTCATTGCGGTAGTAGCGCGTGCTCAGCAGCGCGCGCCAGCGATCGTCCTGTGCGTTGTAACCCCACTTGGCGGCGAAGTTGCGCTTCACCGCGTCGGCATGATCCCGGGCGCCATCCGAATCGCGCCAGCCGAGGAAGTAGTTCTGCGTCCAAGGGCCGGATTCGAAGCCCTTGGACAACTGCACCTCGCGCGTGCCGTAGCTGCCGAGGGTGAGGTTCAGCCGGCCCTCGTTGCCGCCGGTGCGGGTGACCAGATTGACGTCACCGGCGATGGCGTTGAGCCCGTAGCGCGCATCGTTGGTGCCGCGCACGACTTCGATGGCGGCGATGTCGCCGGACATCACCGCGTCCAGGTAGGGCATCGCGCCAGCGTTGTCGTTACTGGGAATGCCATCGATCAGCAGCTTGACCGCGTTGATGCGCCCCTCGGCATTGAACCCGCGGAACGAGAAACTGCCCCCCACCGTGCCCATGCGGAACGGGGTGAGCTGCATGCCCGGCACCTTGCCGAACAACTCCCAGGTGTTGTCCACATGCTGGTCGCGCACCTGATCGGCGCCGACCACATCGACCGAAGTGATGACCTTGTGCGCAGGCAAGGCGCCGCGGTTTGCGGCCTGGACCTGCACTTGGCCCAGGGTGAGCACGGCATCGTCCTGCTCCAGGGCGGCGGCTTGGCCGGTGCAGGCCAGCAAGGCCAGGCCGAGGCAGAACGGTCGCGTCGGCGCACGACGCCACGATACCGCCCGATCGGGCGGCAAACGGAAGGATTCCACGGAATAAAGCTCCAGCGAACACGGAGTGGCCGCCGCTGGCCCACGCGAGGCCGGCAGCGGATCAAGAACGGCGTGTATCAGGCGTGGAGCGGTGGGCCGCGCGCGGCGTGGGCCGGCCAGGCCGCGTGCAGGCGCGGCAGAACATGTCGCAAGGGAAGCGCACGTGACGCGGGCTGAAGCAGCGGCAGGATCAGCGCCAGCAGCACGAAGGGCAGCAGGTTGGCCGCCAGCACACAGTAGCCACAGGCGGCGCCGTCGTGCCCGGCCGGCATGGGCATGCCGTCGCCGTGGTCCATGCCCGCGTGCTCCATCGCTACGGCCGGCGCGCGCGCGCCATCGGAGAGGTGATCCAGATCGACCAGCC is part of the Pseudoxanthomonas sp. JBR18 genome and encodes:
- a CDS encoding AMP-binding protein is translated as MGMVKRDYFEHLRTLDTTPAPGPVNAWQTCVGAHLGRQREALCWIDLQRVVRRYTFEQLDAWSAQFAHLLLSRGVGPGEVVAGLLPRRLELLIVVLGTWRLGAVYQPLFTAFGPKSLEHRLSSSGARLVVASADQRPKLDEVPGHPPVLTLGSGDAEDFWAALEGLPQAFDPVARDREDPCMVMFTSGTAGAAKGLLVPLHALDAIATYMREAVDVREDDVLWNIADPGWAYGLYYGITGPLALGHSVTFHEGPFTVESCYRTIAELGVTNLMGAPTAYRMLMAAGDAAAAQVKGQLRAVSSAGEPLNPEVIRWFDKALGTIIHDHYGQTETGMTLCNHHALAHPVQAGSAGYPLPGYRLDVLNEDGQPQPVGVPGMLAVHIADSPALFFRGYWKAQAQPFKDGWYLTGDTVERNADGSIAFVGRSDDVITSAGYRIGPFDVESCLLEHPDVVEAGVVGKPDPERRELVKAYVVLRPGVEGSDALATELAGYVKKRLSAHAYPREIAFVAELPKTPSGKIQRFLLRHQARAEVEGVQASAAD
- a CDS encoding copper chaperone PCu(A)C; the protein is MFKTIVIAGLLGLLPVAQAATPSPAIQVREAWTRATPPHAPTAVGYLTLVNTAAQADRLVGARSPAAARVELHESAMQGGVMRMRQVDGVDLPAGATVSLAPSGTHLMLVAPTGPLVAGQQVEVTLSFAHAPDLVVHLKVMPLGAAGPHDMHDMHM
- a CDS encoding PepSY domain-containing protein, whose translation is MAALATTTRRGIGAASLYRAVWRWHFYAGLLVLPFLAWLALTGAGFVYHKPLDRLVHHALLVVQPSATQATPQRIADAALAAQPGQVFRYTTPAQADASAEVGVITATGARRVVYVDPADARVLGSLPDRGTFGWTLRRLHSLDLLGAWASALIELAAGWTILLVLTGVYLWWPRGRTGGVVTVRGRPTQRLFWRDLHAVLGIGAGAAVLFLALTGMPWSWLWGAQVNQWVNGHNFGYPAGVRVQVPMSQARLAQTTVPAWSLAQARLPQSMPKDAMADMPGMNHPGHARSAGTAPQVGAIGLDRALAIFAARGIGAGYSVSMPQGARGVYTASLYNGHLDQQRVIHLDQYSGKVLLDMDYADYGPVAKAFEWGINVHMGDEFGNANRLLLVLACACTLLLCVSAAVMWWKRRPRAGLGVPPLPAQPRALKMVVALLAVGGVLFPLVGVSLLLVLVFDLGWMQRRQRRLHTT
- a CDS encoding TonB-dependent receptor, with product MALLACTGQAAALEQDDAVLTLGQVQVQAANRGALPAHKVITSVDVVGADQVRDQHVDNTWELFGKVPGMQLTPFRMGTVGGSFSFRGFNAEGRINAVKLLIDGIPSNDNAGAMPYLDAVMSGDIAAIEVVRGTNDARYGLNAIAGDVNLVTRTGGNEGRLNLTLGSYGTREVQLSKGFESGPWTQNYFLGWRDSDGARDHADAVKRNFAAKWGYNAQDDRWRALLSTRYYRNDAREPGYFSTYALAKATPRDAVSYAAADGGQRQTAQTALHLDGRLGQAWTWSGKAYVNRYTNARFVRFSQTGSQQERDNDETQRGLLATATWSPSGMFALEGGADAQWQDNTARRWRTASQARLALTRDWDYTLDTRGAYLQAVLQPIEGLKLVPAYRIDRVDGALHDRITGLRYDTYGYGTIRQPKFSASYALNEATTAYANWGRTFQIGAGDGAYRTTVHDLGPSINDGWEAGFKLVPTPWLSGRVAYWEQRASGEVATVLGATGTGSDVTNVGRTLRRGWDLQANLQPGQRWSAWFAYSRQKATVAEAAPDAPLTEGRQIENVPRWLASAGVDWQVTDRVKLSAWGNGQGDYYLERTNTLGRYGSYALANLGATWTLDARNEVSLQLKNVTDRFYVYAWYDSGSYGFSPGDGRALYASWTWSF
- a CDS encoding DUF2946 family protein, whose product is MLRHRRFLLAMHRLALIGVLMMAIAPAVSRWMQWHGAQAHVAHLVELCTGQGLRLVDLDHLSDGARAPAVAMEHAGMDHGDGMPMPAGHDGAACGYCVLAANLLPFVLLALILPLLQPASRALPLRHVLPRLHAAWPAHAARGPPLHA